A region of Solibacillus isronensis DNA encodes the following proteins:
- the pckA gene encoding phosphoenolpyruvate carboxykinase (ATP), translated as MNSVEIANELKELLNGENIKTQLSVPQLIEKATSRGEATLTVEGALRAETGKYTGRSPKDKYIVEEEISKDKIDWGKVNRPISAEVFDKLYVKVLNYLKERDELYVFNGFAGADKESQLSIKVINEYAWHNLFCHQLFIRPTADELAKHVAEFTIVSAPNFKADPEVDGTGSETFIITSIEKKIILIGGTEYAGEMKKSIFGIMNYLLPEQDIFPMHCSANVGEEGDVALFFGLSGTGKTTLSADKDRKLIGDDEHGWSDNGVFNIEGGCYAKTINLSAENEPEIYNAIRFGSVLENVAVDPESRECDYADGSLTENTRVAYPIDFIDNIVLPSVAGHPNTIVFLTADAFGVLPPISKLTKEQAMYHFLSGFTSKLAGTERGVTEPEPVFSTCFGSPFLPLAATVYAEQLGKKIDEHGSQVFLVNTGWTGGEYGVGSRMKLSYTRKMVRAAIEGKLNSVDTTKDTVFGLNIPVEIEGVPTNVLNPRDAWADKAAYDKKASELAELFKNNFKKFENVDEEIVQKGGPLV; from the coding sequence ATGAATTCGGTAGAAATTGCTAACGAGCTGAAAGAACTTTTAAACGGGGAAAACATCAAAACTCAATTATCTGTTCCACAATTAATTGAAAAAGCGACATCACGCGGAGAAGCAACGCTAACTGTTGAAGGCGCATTACGTGCTGAAACAGGCAAATATACTGGCCGCTCTCCTAAAGATAAATATATAGTAGAAGAAGAAATTTCAAAAGACAAAATCGATTGGGGTAAAGTAAACCGTCCGATCTCAGCAGAAGTATTTGATAAACTTTATGTAAAAGTTTTAAATTACTTAAAAGAACGTGACGAGTTATATGTATTCAACGGTTTTGCTGGTGCAGACAAAGAGTCTCAATTATCTATTAAAGTAATTAACGAATATGCTTGGCATAATCTATTCTGTCATCAATTATTCATCCGCCCAACAGCAGACGAATTGGCTAAACACGTTGCCGAGTTTACAATCGTATCTGCGCCAAACTTCAAAGCAGATCCGGAAGTAGACGGTACTGGATCGGAAACATTCATTATAACATCTATCGAAAAGAAAATCATCTTAATCGGCGGAACTGAGTACGCGGGTGAAATGAAGAAGTCAATCTTCGGTATTATGAACTACTTATTACCTGAACAAGATATCTTCCCGATGCACTGCTCTGCTAACGTTGGCGAAGAAGGCGATGTAGCATTATTCTTCGGTTTATCTGGTACAGGGAAAACTACGTTATCAGCTGACAAAGACCGTAAATTAATCGGTGATGACGAGCATGGCTGGTCTGACAACGGTGTATTCAACATTGAAGGTGGTTGCTACGCAAAAACAATCAACCTATCTGCTGAAAATGAGCCGGAAATTTACAATGCGATCCGCTTTGGTTCAGTTTTGGAAAACGTTGCGGTAGACCCTGAATCACGTGAATGCGACTATGCAGACGGTTCTTTAACTGAAAACACACGTGTCGCTTACCCAATCGACTTTATCGATAATATTGTCTTACCATCAGTAGCAGGTCATCCAAATACAATCGTCTTCTTAACAGCCGATGCATTTGGTGTATTACCTCCTATCTCTAAATTGACTAAAGAGCAGGCAATGTATCACTTCCTAAGCGGCTTCACTTCTAAACTTGCCGGTACAGAACGTGGTGTAACAGAGCCAGAACCAGTATTCTCTACATGCTTCGGTTCTCCATTCCTACCTCTTGCTGCAACAGTTTATGCAGAGCAATTAGGTAAGAAAATTGATGAGCACGGTTCACAAGTATTCCTAGTAAACACTGGTTGGACTGGTGGCGAATACGGTGTAGGTAGCCGTATGAAGCTTTCATATACACGCAAAATGGTTCGTGCTGCAATCGAAGGGAAATTAAATAGCGTCGACACTACAAAAGATACTGTATTCGGATTAAACATCCCGGTAGAAATTGAAGGTGTACCAACTAACGTATTAAACCCTCGTGATGCATGGGCAGACAAAGCTGCATATGACAAAAAAGCTTCTGAACTTGCTGAACTGTTCAAAAACAACTTCAAGAAATTCGAAAATGTTGATGAAGAAATCGTTCAAAAAGGCGGCCCATTAGTATAA
- a CDS encoding transposase encodes MEKNNVYVSVANLTCNLHPGSSYEFVLKMEPIKARVFMKLFNQMQELEASNAFRAHMPFIPYHLDRLNHEIDHRLKKVYALIHEFGDEEAKKFVEQLPYFTR; translated from the coding sequence ATGGAAAAAAATAATGTTTATGTATCCGTTGCCAATTTAACATGCAATTTGCATCCTGGATCATCGTATGAATTTGTATTGAAAATGGAACCTATAAAAGCGCGTGTATTTATGAAACTGTTCAATCAGATGCAGGAGCTGGAGGCATCAAATGCATTCCGTGCCCATATGCCGTTTATTCCATATCATTTGGACAGATTAAATCATGAGATCGATCACCGACTAAAAAAAGTCTATGCCCTCATTCATGAATTCGGTGACGAGGAAGCGAAGAAATTCGTCGAGCAACTGCCGTACTTTACTCGGTAA
- a CDS encoding alpha/beta hydrolase: MWKWETEQQPKAVVVILHSAYEHHRWYAWLIEKFRSSHFHVVMGDLPGHGEQGKYTKYHDEDFKEYYKYTKVLLKVALEYNLPLFIVGNGLGAAIATYVLQNNKIECAGVVLTSPWFNLKLAPGKLSNALSSFSAITSNVKLKHELEPHHLTRNTDVLMELKEQLPLTSMVTVKWYRDWQQMTRTIRNPELKFPDIPVLLMTGENDKVTDISTSKKWITEHTLSEFHYKQWKGCLHSLYFEFEREDVFKFTIDYINNVLRDLGYIIE; encoded by the coding sequence ATGTGGAAATGGGAAACAGAGCAACAACCAAAAGCCGTAGTCGTTATTCTTCATAGCGCATATGAACATCACCGGTGGTACGCATGGTTAATCGAAAAGTTCCGCAGTTCCCACTTTCATGTTGTAATGGGAGATTTGCCGGGACATGGAGAGCAAGGAAAGTATACAAAGTATCATGATGAGGATTTTAAAGAATATTACAAGTATACAAAAGTGTTGTTAAAAGTGGCACTGGAATATAACTTACCGCTATTTATCGTCGGAAATGGACTAGGGGCAGCAATAGCTACATATGTGCTCCAGAACAATAAAATAGAATGTGCGGGTGTTGTTTTAACATCACCTTGGTTTAACTTAAAGCTGGCACCAGGAAAATTGTCGAATGCCTTATCGAGCTTCAGTGCCATTACATCGAATGTTAAACTGAAACATGAATTGGAGCCGCATCATCTTACAAGGAATACAGATGTGTTAATGGAGTTGAAAGAACAATTGCCGTTAACGAGTATGGTGACAGTAAAATGGTATCGCGACTGGCAGCAGATGACTCGGACAATCCGTAACCCTGAATTGAAGTTCCCGGACATTCCGGTATTATTAATGACAGGGGAAAATGATAAAGTAACAGATATCAGTACATCAAAAAAGTGGATTACTGAGCATACGCTTTCCGAGTTTCATTACAAACAATGGAAAGGCTGCCTTCATAGTCTGTATTTTGAATTTGAACGGGAAGATGTCTTTAAATTTACGATTGATTATATTAACAATGTTTTAAGAGATTTGGGCTATATTATTGAATAG
- a CDS encoding alpha/beta hydrolase family protein → MNDNGKIFSIRNYPSPNPHIRLDEITYWSQGLRVKGLLARPKAPGTYEALLYLRGGLQSIGMVRPARIAQFAMQGFVVFAPYYRGNRGGEGKDEFAGDDRYDAVNGIEVLKQFFQADKVNLYGFSRGGLMVLWTAILRDDIKSLVTWAGVSDATATYWERVDMRRGLKRIVGGTPNKVPENYDDRTPLFEIEKLQTPVLIIHGTEDQHVDIEHAYKLEQYLKKEGKSVETWYSSGLKHHYPPNLNRDTVKGLCDWMKRQ, encoded by the coding sequence ATGAACGACAATGGTAAGATTTTTTCGATACGCAATTACCCATCACCAAATCCTCATATCCGATTAGATGAAATTACGTATTGGTCACAAGGACTGCGTGTAAAAGGATTATTGGCACGTCCTAAAGCCCCTGGTACATATGAAGCGCTTTTATATTTGCGTGGGGGACTCCAATCAATCGGAATGGTCAGACCTGCACGCATTGCACAATTTGCGATGCAAGGCTTCGTTGTATTCGCCCCGTATTACCGTGGAAATCGCGGGGGAGAAGGTAAGGATGAATTTGCCGGCGATGACCGTTATGATGCGGTTAATGGCATAGAAGTATTGAAACAATTTTTTCAAGCGGACAAAGTGAATTTATATGGTTTTTCCCGCGGCGGGTTAATGGTATTGTGGACAGCGATTTTACGTGATGATATTAAATCGCTCGTAACATGGGCAGGTGTATCGGATGCGACAGCGACATATTGGGAACGTGTTGATATGCGGCGCGGCTTAAAAAGAATTGTTGGCGGTACTCCAAATAAAGTACCGGAAAACTATGATGACCGTACACCTTTATTTGAAATCGAAAAACTTCAAACCCCCGTACTTATTATTCATGGTACAGAAGATCAGCATGTTGATATAGAGCATGCTTATAAATTGGAGCAGTACTTAAAAAAGGAAGGGAAATCTGTTGAGACATGGTACTCATCTGGACTAAAGCATCACTATCCTCCTAACCTTAACCGTGACACTGTGAAAGGTTTATGTGATTGGATGAAACGCCAATAA
- the metK gene encoding methionine adenosyltransferase yields the protein MTNRRLFTSESVTEGHPDKICDQISDAILDAILAADPNARVACETTVTTGLVLVSGEITTSTYVDMKGIIRDTVAEIGYTRGKYGFDAENLAVLVAVGEQSPDIAQGVDQALEAREGSMTEDELEAIGAGDQGLMFGYACNETPELMPMPISLAHKLARRLTEVRKSGELEYLRPDGKTQVTIEYDENNEPVRVDTIVISTQHDEEATLEQIQTDIKEHVIKPVVPAHLLDEATKYFINPTGRFVIGGPKGDAGLTGRKIIVDTYGGYARHGGGAFSGKDATKVDRSAAYAARYVAKNIVAAGLADRAEVQLAYAIGVAQPVSIAVDTFGTGKVAESEIVNWVRELFDLRPAGIIKMLDLRRPIYKQTAAYGHFGRTDLNVPWENTDKAAELKAKAGI from the coding sequence ATGACAAATCGTCGACTGTTTACATCAGAAAGTGTAACGGAAGGACATCCGGACAAAATTTGTGATCAAATTTCGGATGCCATTTTAGACGCTATTTTAGCTGCAGATCCAAATGCACGTGTAGCTTGTGAAACTACGGTAACAACAGGCTTAGTATTAGTATCTGGTGAAATTACAACTTCTACTTATGTAGATATGAAAGGGATTATCCGCGATACAGTAGCAGAAATCGGCTATACACGCGGTAAGTACGGCTTTGATGCTGAGAATCTTGCAGTACTAGTAGCAGTAGGAGAGCAATCACCTGACATTGCACAAGGTGTTGACCAGGCATTGGAAGCACGTGAAGGTTCAATGACTGAAGACGAACTTGAAGCAATCGGTGCAGGAGACCAAGGTTTAATGTTCGGTTATGCATGTAACGAAACACCGGAACTTATGCCGATGCCTATTTCTTTAGCTCACAAATTAGCACGTCGTTTAACAGAAGTGCGTAAATCTGGAGAATTGGAATATTTACGTCCAGATGGTAAAACACAAGTAACAATCGAATATGATGAAAATAATGAGCCTGTTCGTGTGGATACAATCGTTATTTCAACACAACATGATGAAGAAGCAACATTGGAACAAATCCAAACAGACATTAAAGAACACGTTATTAAACCGGTAGTTCCTGCTCATTTATTGGATGAAGCTACAAAGTACTTCATCAACCCGACAGGTCGCTTTGTAATCGGCGGACCTAAAGGAGATGCAGGTCTTACAGGTCGTAAAATTATTGTTGATACTTACGGCGGATATGCACGTCACGGTGGCGGCGCATTCTCGGGTAAGGATGCAACGAAGGTTGACCGTTCTGCAGCATATGCAGCACGCTATGTTGCCAAAAACATTGTAGCAGCTGGCTTGGCTGACCGTGCTGAAGTACAACTGGCTTATGCAATCGGTGTTGCACAACCTGTTTCGATCGCAGTTGATACATTCGGTACAGGAAAAGTAGCAGAATCAGAAATCGTAAACTGGGTTCGTGAACTATTTGATTTACGTCCTGCAGGCATCATTAAAATGCTTGATTTACGTCGCCCAATCTATAAGCAAACAGCAGCATACGGACATTTCGGCCGCACAGATTTAAATGTGCCATGGGAAAATACGGATAAAGCAGCTGAACTAAAAGCAAAAGCAGGAATTTAA
- a CDS encoding alanine/glycine:cation symporter family protein — MDFLNDFVGWANNILWGPVMIYGILIVGLFFSILTKFAQVRLIGDMFKLMFKGEKSEAGVSSFQALSIALSGRVGTGNIVGTATAIAFGGPGAVFWMWVTAFIGASTAYMESTLAQIYKEKKDGQYRGGPAFYIEKTTGIRALGVIFAIAMIASVAFLMPGVQANAIAGAVDNAFGIEPWITGIITILLLAVIIFGGVKRIANAAQILVPFMALAYLLVAFIIIIMNITAVPEVFALIFRSAFATDAVFGGMIGSAIFWGVKRAIYSNEAGQGTGPHPAAAAEVSHPAKQGLVQAASVYIDTILVCSATALMILFMGTYNVHEGSQDGALIEAKMDESITYSGFTQAAVNDAFPALNNFGSGFVAISLFLFAFTTLMAYYYIAETNVSYMFNGSARRIGIFLMKFVLLASAFYGTVKTSDLAWAFGDVGLGLTVWINVIMLLFIMKPALIALKDYEQQKKEGKDPVFDPKKLGIKNADFWETYKRD, encoded by the coding sequence ATGGATTTTTTGAATGATTTTGTAGGGTGGGCCAATAATATTTTATGGGGCCCGGTAATGATCTATGGTATTTTAATCGTCGGTTTGTTTTTCTCTATCCTTACAAAATTTGCCCAAGTTAGGCTAATTGGAGACATGTTTAAGCTAATGTTCAAAGGAGAAAAATCAGAAGCCGGTGTATCTTCATTCCAGGCGTTATCGATTGCATTGTCGGGACGTGTAGGTACAGGTAATATTGTCGGTACCGCAACCGCTATTGCATTCGGTGGACCAGGTGCTGTGTTCTGGATGTGGGTTACAGCCTTTATCGGCGCATCAACGGCTTATATGGAGTCGACGTTAGCCCAGATTTACAAAGAGAAAAAAGATGGGCAATACCGTGGTGGGCCAGCGTTCTATATTGAAAAGACAACAGGTATTCGTGCATTAGGTGTTATTTTTGCCATCGCGATGATTGCATCCGTTGCATTTTTAATGCCTGGTGTTCAGGCAAATGCCATTGCTGGTGCAGTTGATAATGCATTTGGGATTGAACCATGGATTACAGGTATTATTACTATTCTTTTATTAGCAGTAATTATTTTTGGTGGTGTTAAGCGTATTGCAAATGCTGCCCAAATTTTAGTTCCATTCATGGCATTAGCTTATTTGTTAGTAGCGTTTATAATTATTATTATGAATATTACAGCTGTGCCTGAAGTATTTGCTTTAATTTTCCGTAGTGCTTTCGCTACAGATGCAGTATTTGGCGGGATGATCGGCAGTGCAATTTTCTGGGGAGTAAAACGTGCCATCTACTCAAACGAAGCTGGTCAAGGTACTGGACCGCACCCAGCAGCGGCAGCAGAAGTTTCGCACCCTGCTAAACAAGGCTTAGTGCAGGCAGCTTCAGTTTATATTGATACAATCTTAGTATGTTCTGCAACAGCATTAATGATTTTATTCATGGGTACATACAATGTCCATGAGGGTAGTCAAGACGGAGCTCTGATCGAGGCAAAAATGGATGAGTCAATTACGTATTCAGGCTTTACGCAAGCGGCAGTAAATGATGCGTTCCCTGCTTTAAATAACTTCGGTTCAGGGTTTGTCGCAATTTCGTTATTCCTGTTTGCCTTCACTACATTAATGGCATATTACTATATCGCTGAAACAAATGTTTCGTATATGTTTAATGGCAGTGCAAGACGAATCGGTATCTTCTTAATGAAGTTCGTGTTATTGGCTTCGGCATTTTACGGTACAGTTAAAACATCCGATTTAGCTTGGGCGTTCGGTGATGTCGGTTTAGGATTAACGGTATGGATTAATGTAATTATGCTATTATTCATCATGAAGCCGGCCCTCATTGCATTGAAAGATTATGAGCAACAGAAAAAAGAAGGAAAAGACCCAGTATTTGATCCGAAAAAACTCGGTATTAAAAATGCAGATTTCTGGGAGACATATAAGAGAGATTAA
- a CDS encoding NUDIX hydrolase has translation MFTFIDENNLKVDLRFDEGPFEVEPKHVLALVQYKGKWLCTIHYRRGVEFPGGKQEPGETLYEAAIREVYEEANVVIEDVKWFAYYIVHDEVPFCKAVFTAKVKDIEPFTGDHETEGMLWLTEEELWQQPKLSFYMRDAGMKKMLQEVKNHERQW, from the coding sequence ATGTTTACATTTATCGATGAAAATAATTTAAAAGTAGATTTAAGATTTGATGAAGGTCCTTTCGAAGTTGAACCGAAGCATGTATTGGCACTCGTACAATATAAAGGCAAATGGTTATGCACGATTCATTATCGTCGTGGCGTTGAGTTTCCAGGCGGCAAGCAGGAACCCGGCGAGACACTATACGAAGCGGCTATCCGTGAAGTATATGAAGAAGCAAATGTGGTCATAGAAGATGTAAAATGGTTCGCCTACTATATTGTGCATGATGAGGTTCCCTTTTGCAAAGCGGTCTTTACTGCCAAGGTAAAGGACATTGAACCTTTTACAGGAGATCATGAAACAGAAGGCATGTTATGGCTGACAGAAGAAGAGCTCTGGCAGCAGCCAAAATTAAGTTTCTATATGCGGGATGCAGGAATGAAAAAGATGTTGCAGGAAGTGAAAAATCATGAACGACAATGGTAA
- a CDS encoding gamma carbonic anhydrase, translated as MIYPYKDKIPTIHPSAFIADYATITGDVTIGAETSIWFNTVIRGDVNKTIIGERVSIQDLSCLHQSPAYPLIIEDEVTVGHQVTLHSCTIKKRALVGMGSIILDGAVIGEGAFIGAGSLVPPGKVIPPNCLAMGRPAKVVREVTEEDRADMDRIISEYVAKGQYYKSLQK; from the coding sequence ATGATTTACCCTTATAAGGATAAAATACCGACGATTCACCCTTCCGCATTTATTGCCGACTATGCCACAATTACCGGTGATGTAACAATAGGAGCCGAAACTTCAATTTGGTTTAACACGGTAATACGCGGCGATGTGAACAAAACAATAATTGGTGAGCGTGTCAGCATCCAGGATTTGAGCTGCCTTCACCAAAGTCCCGCTTACCCACTCATTATTGAAGATGAAGTTACAGTAGGTCATCAAGTTACATTACATAGCTGTACTATTAAAAAACGCGCTTTAGTTGGTATGGGTTCCATCATATTGGACGGGGCCGTAATTGGCGAGGGAGCATTTATCGGTGCCGGCAGTCTTGTTCCACCGGGAAAAGTCATTCCTCCCAATTGTTTAGCGATGGGACGCCCAGCAAAAGTCGTACGTGAAGTAACTGAAGAAGATCGCGCAGATATGGATCGCATTATTTCCGAATATGTTGCGAAGGGACAATACTATAAATCACTTCAGAAATAA